A genome region from Oenanthe melanoleuca isolate GR-GAL-2019-014 chromosome 2, OMel1.0, whole genome shotgun sequence includes the following:
- the ATAD2 gene encoding ATPase family AAA domain-containing protein 2 isoform X3, which yields MYLQKFSSGKIEYFNGHCLRSRRKNMPHCSDSSFDKSMEILSENVSRHFSRQLAKPKSGPKREDYKEVSKTLKTRADSKAAEQVHEENGDLEVRRSCRLRQSRYSTTNESALFDKLITNTAEAVLQKMDDMEKMRRRRRMGDLEEFHDTEEESLDMERTDEEIADNQGGSSEESEAKEDDGEDNQKRYSFRQRKTVERYQAPLQKPRQRKMYFSDRPSPVRQRDSCKGANRQRHAVPSSDSSSSSDDEEDFERQRKNRNLRRSLPTNFRKSDLKGVHKDRMKIGGSLADVDPVQIDCSVRFDGVGGLADHISALKEMVVFPLLYPEVFERFKIQPPRGCLFYGPPGTGKTLVARALANECSQGDRRVAFFMRKGADCLSKWVGESERQLRLLFDQAYQMRPSIIFFDEIDGLAPVRSSKQDQVHSSVVSTLLALMDGLDSRGEVVVIGATNRLDSIDPALRRPGRFDREFLFSLPNKEARKEIFKIHTRDWTLRPLDKFLEELAEKCVGYCGADIKALCAEAALCALRRRYPQIYERSEKLELDISSIKITAKDFVMAMQKTVPASQRAVASPGRALSPILKPLLENTLERILQALQRAFPHAELALKKDQQQGNDVIDSEEESPSIFEENPTQKMPDCEKAEFLTLNRNPRCQPTSFRPRFLLVEDPGCGQAFHLAPAVIHALEKFPVYTLDLPALFVSITSPEETCAQLMREAQRTAPSIIYVPQITLWWETVGTTVKAVFMTLLQNIPTFAPVLLLATTDVKHRDLPEEIKALFNDDCEEVFKIQWPTCAERRSFFEDLVMKQAAEPPASKNNSARRPLEVLPVAPPPKPRQLTEEEMKQLEEQEEDTLRELRIYLRDVTHRLVIDRRFRAFTKPVDPEEVPDYNAVIKKPMDLSTVLSKIDMHQYPTARDFLKDIDLICSNALEYNPVKDPGDRLLRHRACALRDTAYSIVREEMDEEFEQRCQKIKESRKQRGSDCASSHFCVMPKEDCVPGCKKTDPKCNEKLKMPGRPVDVSTPYSKDKSRRKRRRNRGSSSLAVKRRNIQFNKENKIPEDQNEVESNEESNTDCNEFASSQDTFIEEHENVLQERQKNGTENERERVLLVGKSPSGKKREHSDLREQSEMPDCQKAGTSEDGGSNNLWVHRMTRTRSSQVEEKQLGCVGKAVKTGTQRVFVDYCELKRVLHSIAVVTENVSIFRMEKLYAVLSQCIYQHREDGDKNELVKAMKKEITAFSYP from the exons ATGTATCTCCAG AAATTTTCCTCTGGCAAGATTGAATATTTCAATGGACACTGCTTAAGATCGAGGAGAAAAAACATGCCTCACTGTTCAGACTCAAGCTTTGACAAAAGCATGGAAATCCTAAGTGAAAATGTCAGTCGACACTTTTCGAG GCAGTTGGCAAAACCAAAATCAGGCCCAAAAAGGGAGGACTATAAAGAAG TGTCCAAAACACTGAAGACCAGAGCTGACTCAAAAGCTGCAGAGCAAGTCCATGAAGAAAATGGAGATTTGGAGGTTCGCCGCAGCTGCAGACTTCGACAAAGCCGTTACAGCACTACAAATGAATCTGCTTTGTTTGACAAACTTATAACAAA TACTGCAGAAGCAGTCTTGCAGAAAatggatgacatggagaagaTGCGTAGACGGCGAAGGATGGGAGACTTGGAGGAGTTCCACGACACAGAAGAA GAAAGCCTTGATATGGAAAGGACTGATGAAGAAATAGCTGATAATCAAG GGGGTTCCTCAGAAGAAAGTGAAGCCAAAGAAGATGATGGTGAGGACAATCAAAAGCGTTACTCCTTTCGGCAGAGGAAAACTGTGGAACGCTATCAAGCTCCATTGCAAA AACCAAGACAACGTAAGATGTATTTTTCAGACAGGCCTTCACCTGTCAGACAGAGAGATTCATGCAAGGGAGCTAACAg ACAGAGACATGCAGTCCCCAGCAGTgattcctcttcctcatctgATGATGAAGAGGATTTtgagaggcagaggaagaacagaaatttaAGAAG GTCTCTTCCTACCAACTTTCGGAAAAGTGACTTAAAGGGAGTTCACAAAGATCGCATGAAAATCGGAGGCAGTCTGGCTGATGTTGATCCAGTGCAAATAGATTGTTCA GTACGATTTGATGGTGTTGGTGGTCTTGCTGACCACatttcagctttaaaagaaatggTTGTTTTTCCATTGCTTTATCCAGAAGTCTTTGAGAGGTTCAAAATTCAACCTCCAAG aGGCTGTCTATTCTATGGCCCACCAGGGACTGGAAAGACATTGGTTGCTCGTGCACTTGCTAATGAATGTAGCCAAGGTGACAGGAGAGTAGCCTTTTTTATGAGAAAAGGTGCTGACTGCCTGAGTAAATGGGTTGGGGAATCAGAACGACAGCTTCGTTTGTTATTTGATCAG GCCTACCAGATGCGAccttcaattattttctttgatgaGATCGATGGTCTTGCTCCTGTACGGTCCAGTAAACAAGACCAAGTTCATAG CTCTGTTGTATCAACACTTCTGGCACTTATGGATGGCTTagacagcagaggagaggtTGTGGTAATTGGAGCCACCAACAGGCTGGATTCTATAGATCCTGCTTTACGAAGACCGGGACGCTTTGATCGAGAGTTTCTCTTCAGCTTACCAAACAAAGAG GcaagaaaagagattttcaaAATTCACACACGAGACTGGACCCTGAGGCCACTGGACAAGTTTCTTGAAGAGCTGGCTGAGAAATGTGTCG GATACTGTGGTGCTGATATTAAAGCCTTATGTGCTGAAGCTGCACTCTGTGCTTTGCGCCGCCGCTATCCTCAGATCTATGAAAGGAGTGAGAAACTGGAGTTAGACATCTCTTCaattaaaataacagcaaaggATTTTGTCATGGCCATGCAGAAGACTGTTCCAGCTTCACAGAGGGCTGTGGCTTCACCTGGGCGAGCACTGTCACCTATTTTAAAACCACTACTAGAAAACACCTTGGAAAGAATTCTACAAGCCTTACAGAGAGCATTTCCCCATGCAGAGCTTGCACTGAAGAAGGACCAACAGCAAG GGAATGATGTGATTGACAGTGAAGAGGAATCACCATCAATCTTTGAAGAGAATCCAACTCAGAAAATGCCTGATtgtgaaaaagcagaattcctCACTTTAAACAG AAATCCTCGTTGCCAGCCAACATCTTTCAGGCCACGGTTCTTACTAGTTGAAGATCCAGGGTGTGGGCAGGCTTTTCATCTGGCACCTGCAGTAATCCATGCCCTGGAGAAGTTTCCTGTTTATACACTAGACCTGCCTGCTTTGTTTGTTAGCATCACATCCCCAGAAGAAACATGTGCACAG TTGATGCGAGAAGCCCAAAGAACAGCACCAAGTATCATTTATGTCCCACAAATCACTTTGTGGTGGGAGACTGTTGGAACTACAGTGAAAGCTGTTTTTATGACACTACTGCAGAACATTCCAACATTTGCTCCAGTTCTGCTCCTTGCAACAACTGATGTGAAACATAGAGATCTCCCAGAAGAG ataaaagctttatttaatgATGATTGTGAAGAAGTTTTCAAAATTCAGTGGCCTACCTGTGCTGAAAGAAGAAGTTTTTTTGAGGACTTAGTTATGAAGCAAGCTGCTGAACCTCCTGCATCAAAAAACAACTCAG CTCGGCGGCCATTGGAAGTTCTGCCTGTAGCACCACCACCTAAGCCTCGCCAACTgacagaggaagaaatgaaacaactggaggagcaggaagaggatACATTGCGTGAACTGAGGATTTACTTAAGGGATGTGACCCACAGACTTGTCATTGACAGACGTTTCAGGGCATTCACAAAGCCTGTTGACCCAGAGGAG GTACCTGATTACAATGctgttattaaaaaacccaTGGACCTCTCCACAGTTCTGTCCAAGATTGACATGCACCAGTACCCAACTGCAAGAGACTTTCTAAAAGACATTGATCTAATCTGTAGCAACGCTTTAGAGTACAACCCAGTTAAAGATCCTGGAG ATCGTCTCCTTAGGCACAGAGCCTGTGCTTTGAGAGATACTGCCTATTCCATAGTGAGGGAGGAAATGGATGAAGAATTTGAACAAAGATGCCAAAAAATCAAAGAATCTCGTAAGCAAAGAG GTTCAGACTGTGCTTCCTCTCACTTCTGTGTAATGCCAAAGGAGGACTGTGTTCCTGGATGTAAGAAAACAGACCCAAAGTGTAATGAAAAATTGAAGATGCCAGGAAGGCCTGTGGATGTCAGTACCCCCTATTCTAAAG ATAAGTCAAGAAGAAAACGCAGAAGGAATAGAGGGTCTTCAAGTCTTGCAGTGAAGAGGAGGAATATTCAGTTcaataaagagaataaaattcCTGAAGACCAAAATGAAGTAGAGAGTAATGAAGAGTCTAACACAGATTGCAATGAATTTGCATCTTCTCAGGATACTTTTATTGAAGAACATGAAAATGTACTTCAAGAACGACAGAAAAATgggacagaaaatgaaagagagagagTTCTCCTTGTGGGTAAATCTCCTtctggaaaaaagagagaacattCAGACCTAAGAGAGCAGAGTGAGATGCCAGATTGTCAAAAAGCTGGAACTTCTGAAGATGGAGGTTCAAATA ATTTGTGGGTACACCGTATGACTCGTACAAGATCTTCTCAGGTGGAAGAGAAACAGCTGGGATGTGTTGGGAAGGCAGTGAAAACTGGCACACAGAGAGTGTTTGTGGATTACTGTGAACTCAAA cgAGTGTTGCATTCTATTGCCGTGGTAACTGAGAACGTCAGTATATTTCGCATGGAAAAACTATATGCTGTCCTTAGCCAGTGCATTTACCAACATCGGGAAGATGGTGACAAAAATGAATTAgtaaag gcaatgaagaaagaaattacagcCTTCAGTTATCCATGA
- the ATAD2 gene encoding ATPase family AAA domain-containing protein 2 isoform X4 gives MPHCSDSSFDKSMEILSENVSRHFSRQLAKPKSGPKREDYKEVSKTLKTRADSKAAEQVHEENGDLEVRRSCRLRQSRYSTTNESALFDKLITNTAEAVLQKMDDMEKMRRRRRMGDLEEFHDTEEESLDMERTDEEIADNQGGSSEESEAKEDDGEDNQKRYSFRQRKTVERYQAPLQKPRQRKMYFSDRPSPVRQRDSCKGANRQRHAVPSSDSSSSSDDEEDFERQRKNRNLRRSLPTNFRKSDLKGVHKDRMKIGGSLADVDPVQIDCSVRFDGVGGLADHISALKEMVVFPLLYPEVFERFKIQPPRGCLFYGPPGTGKTLVARALANECSQGDRRVAFFMRKGADCLSKWVGESERQLRLLFDQAYQMRPSIIFFDEIDGLAPVRSSKQDQVHSSVVSTLLALMDGLDSRGEVVVIGATNRLDSIDPALRRPGRFDREFLFSLPNKEARKEIFKIHTRDWTLRPLDKFLEELAEKCVGYCGADIKALCAEAALCALRRRYPQIYERSEKLELDISSIKITAKDFVMAMQKTVPASQRAVASPGRALSPILKPLLENTLERILQALQRAFPHAELALKKDQQQGNDVIDSEEESPSIFEENPTQKMPDCEKAEFLTLNRNPRCQPTSFRPRFLLVEDPGCGQAFHLAPAVIHALEKFPVYTLDLPALFVSITSPEETCAQLMREAQRTAPSIIYVPQITLWWETVGTTVKAVFMTLLQNIPTFAPVLLLATTDVKHRDLPEEIKALFNDDCEEVFKIQWPTCAERRSFFEDLVMKQAAEPPASKNNSARRPLEVLPVAPPPKPRQLTEEEMKQLEEQEEDTLRELRIYLRDVTHRLVIDRRFRAFTKPVDPEEVPDYNAVIKKPMDLSTVLSKIDMHQYPTARDFLKDIDLICSNALEYNPVKDPGDRLLRHRACALRDTAYSIVREEMDEEFEQRCQKIKESRKQRGSDCASSHFCVMPKEDCVPGCKKTDPKCNEKLKMPGRPVDVSTPYSKDKSRRKRRRNRGSSSLAVKRRNIQFNKENKIPEDQNEVESNEESNTDCNEFASSQDTFIEEHENVLQERQKNGTENERERVLLVGKSPSGKKREHSDLREQSEMPDCQKAGTSEDGGSNNLWVHRMTRTRSSQVEEKQLGCVGKAVKTGTQRVFVDYCELKRVLHSIAVVTENVSIFRMEKLYAVLSQCIYQHREDGDKNELVKAMKKEITAFSYP, from the exons ATGCCTCACTGTTCAGACTCAAGCTTTGACAAAAGCATGGAAATCCTAAGTGAAAATGTCAGTCGACACTTTTCGAG GCAGTTGGCAAAACCAAAATCAGGCCCAAAAAGGGAGGACTATAAAGAAG TGTCCAAAACACTGAAGACCAGAGCTGACTCAAAAGCTGCAGAGCAAGTCCATGAAGAAAATGGAGATTTGGAGGTTCGCCGCAGCTGCAGACTTCGACAAAGCCGTTACAGCACTACAAATGAATCTGCTTTGTTTGACAAACTTATAACAAA TACTGCAGAAGCAGTCTTGCAGAAAatggatgacatggagaagaTGCGTAGACGGCGAAGGATGGGAGACTTGGAGGAGTTCCACGACACAGAAGAA GAAAGCCTTGATATGGAAAGGACTGATGAAGAAATAGCTGATAATCAAG GGGGTTCCTCAGAAGAAAGTGAAGCCAAAGAAGATGATGGTGAGGACAATCAAAAGCGTTACTCCTTTCGGCAGAGGAAAACTGTGGAACGCTATCAAGCTCCATTGCAAA AACCAAGACAACGTAAGATGTATTTTTCAGACAGGCCTTCACCTGTCAGACAGAGAGATTCATGCAAGGGAGCTAACAg ACAGAGACATGCAGTCCCCAGCAGTgattcctcttcctcatctgATGATGAAGAGGATTTtgagaggcagaggaagaacagaaatttaAGAAG GTCTCTTCCTACCAACTTTCGGAAAAGTGACTTAAAGGGAGTTCACAAAGATCGCATGAAAATCGGAGGCAGTCTGGCTGATGTTGATCCAGTGCAAATAGATTGTTCA GTACGATTTGATGGTGTTGGTGGTCTTGCTGACCACatttcagctttaaaagaaatggTTGTTTTTCCATTGCTTTATCCAGAAGTCTTTGAGAGGTTCAAAATTCAACCTCCAAG aGGCTGTCTATTCTATGGCCCACCAGGGACTGGAAAGACATTGGTTGCTCGTGCACTTGCTAATGAATGTAGCCAAGGTGACAGGAGAGTAGCCTTTTTTATGAGAAAAGGTGCTGACTGCCTGAGTAAATGGGTTGGGGAATCAGAACGACAGCTTCGTTTGTTATTTGATCAG GCCTACCAGATGCGAccttcaattattttctttgatgaGATCGATGGTCTTGCTCCTGTACGGTCCAGTAAACAAGACCAAGTTCATAG CTCTGTTGTATCAACACTTCTGGCACTTATGGATGGCTTagacagcagaggagaggtTGTGGTAATTGGAGCCACCAACAGGCTGGATTCTATAGATCCTGCTTTACGAAGACCGGGACGCTTTGATCGAGAGTTTCTCTTCAGCTTACCAAACAAAGAG GcaagaaaagagattttcaaAATTCACACACGAGACTGGACCCTGAGGCCACTGGACAAGTTTCTTGAAGAGCTGGCTGAGAAATGTGTCG GATACTGTGGTGCTGATATTAAAGCCTTATGTGCTGAAGCTGCACTCTGTGCTTTGCGCCGCCGCTATCCTCAGATCTATGAAAGGAGTGAGAAACTGGAGTTAGACATCTCTTCaattaaaataacagcaaaggATTTTGTCATGGCCATGCAGAAGACTGTTCCAGCTTCACAGAGGGCTGTGGCTTCACCTGGGCGAGCACTGTCACCTATTTTAAAACCACTACTAGAAAACACCTTGGAAAGAATTCTACAAGCCTTACAGAGAGCATTTCCCCATGCAGAGCTTGCACTGAAGAAGGACCAACAGCAAG GGAATGATGTGATTGACAGTGAAGAGGAATCACCATCAATCTTTGAAGAGAATCCAACTCAGAAAATGCCTGATtgtgaaaaagcagaattcctCACTTTAAACAG AAATCCTCGTTGCCAGCCAACATCTTTCAGGCCACGGTTCTTACTAGTTGAAGATCCAGGGTGTGGGCAGGCTTTTCATCTGGCACCTGCAGTAATCCATGCCCTGGAGAAGTTTCCTGTTTATACACTAGACCTGCCTGCTTTGTTTGTTAGCATCACATCCCCAGAAGAAACATGTGCACAG TTGATGCGAGAAGCCCAAAGAACAGCACCAAGTATCATTTATGTCCCACAAATCACTTTGTGGTGGGAGACTGTTGGAACTACAGTGAAAGCTGTTTTTATGACACTACTGCAGAACATTCCAACATTTGCTCCAGTTCTGCTCCTTGCAACAACTGATGTGAAACATAGAGATCTCCCAGAAGAG ataaaagctttatttaatgATGATTGTGAAGAAGTTTTCAAAATTCAGTGGCCTACCTGTGCTGAAAGAAGAAGTTTTTTTGAGGACTTAGTTATGAAGCAAGCTGCTGAACCTCCTGCATCAAAAAACAACTCAG CTCGGCGGCCATTGGAAGTTCTGCCTGTAGCACCACCACCTAAGCCTCGCCAACTgacagaggaagaaatgaaacaactggaggagcaggaagaggatACATTGCGTGAACTGAGGATTTACTTAAGGGATGTGACCCACAGACTTGTCATTGACAGACGTTTCAGGGCATTCACAAAGCCTGTTGACCCAGAGGAG GTACCTGATTACAATGctgttattaaaaaacccaTGGACCTCTCCACAGTTCTGTCCAAGATTGACATGCACCAGTACCCAACTGCAAGAGACTTTCTAAAAGACATTGATCTAATCTGTAGCAACGCTTTAGAGTACAACCCAGTTAAAGATCCTGGAG ATCGTCTCCTTAGGCACAGAGCCTGTGCTTTGAGAGATACTGCCTATTCCATAGTGAGGGAGGAAATGGATGAAGAATTTGAACAAAGATGCCAAAAAATCAAAGAATCTCGTAAGCAAAGAG GTTCAGACTGTGCTTCCTCTCACTTCTGTGTAATGCCAAAGGAGGACTGTGTTCCTGGATGTAAGAAAACAGACCCAAAGTGTAATGAAAAATTGAAGATGCCAGGAAGGCCTGTGGATGTCAGTACCCCCTATTCTAAAG ATAAGTCAAGAAGAAAACGCAGAAGGAATAGAGGGTCTTCAAGTCTTGCAGTGAAGAGGAGGAATATTCAGTTcaataaagagaataaaattcCTGAAGACCAAAATGAAGTAGAGAGTAATGAAGAGTCTAACACAGATTGCAATGAATTTGCATCTTCTCAGGATACTTTTATTGAAGAACATGAAAATGTACTTCAAGAACGACAGAAAAATgggacagaaaatgaaagagagagagTTCTCCTTGTGGGTAAATCTCCTtctggaaaaaagagagaacattCAGACCTAAGAGAGCAGAGTGAGATGCCAGATTGTCAAAAAGCTGGAACTTCTGAAGATGGAGGTTCAAATA ATTTGTGGGTACACCGTATGACTCGTACAAGATCTTCTCAGGTGGAAGAGAAACAGCTGGGATGTGTTGGGAAGGCAGTGAAAACTGGCACACAGAGAGTGTTTGTGGATTACTGTGAACTCAAA cgAGTGTTGCATTCTATTGCCGTGGTAACTGAGAACGTCAGTATATTTCGCATGGAAAAACTATATGCTGTCCTTAGCCAGTGCATTTACCAACATCGGGAAGATGGTGACAAAAATGAATTAgtaaag gcaatgaagaaagaaattacagcCTTCAGTTATCCATGA